TCCATCGCCTAATATCCATGTCGACAACATATTTTCGGCGTTGTCTCCACCACCGTATACTCCTCCACACAGCAACCTCAACACCCAATTTGTTTTCAGACCCACTTTTCAAATCCAAAGTTTCACAGCTAATTTCAAACCAACACTGGTCTAAACTCAAGGACTTAATTAAACCCATTAACCCAACTTCTTTTCTTGAACATCTTTTGGATTCTGGGTTTGATTCTTCCTCCATCTTGAGTTTCTTCAGGTGGTCTCAAAATCATCAGGTTTATCACCACCCTCTTGAAAATTTATTCAAAGTTCTTGTTTTATTAGTCAATGATAAAAGATACCCAAAGGTTCGATCTTTATTGCATGATTTTGTTAAAAATGGGAAACCCCATACTGTTTCTTCTGTTTTTCATACACTTTTGACATGTAGTGATAATGTGTGTGCTAATTCTATTATTATTGACATGTTGGTATTAGCTTATGTTAATAATGGTAGGGTGGATTTAGCTCTTGAGGCTTTTAATAGAGCTGGAGATTATGGGTTTAAGTTATCTGTGTTTTCGTGTAAACCGATGCTTAAAGGGGTGGTGAAAGAGGGAAAGTTTGAGGTAGGAGAGCTTGTGTATAAGGAGATGATTAGGAGGAGGATTGAGGTTGACTTGTACACGTTTAATATTGTGATTAACGGGTTGTGTAAGGCGGGGAAGTTGAATAAGGCTAGGGATGTGATGGAAGATATGAAGGTTAGAGGGATTATGCCTAATGTGGTTACTTATAATACGTTGATTGATGGGTATTGCAAGAGGGGTGGGGATGGGAAGATGTATAAAGCTGATGCACTTTTGAGAGAAATGGTGGAGCAGGGGGTGAGGCCAAATGAGAGAACTTATAATACTCTTATCGATGGGTTTTGTAAGGATGATAATGTCGGGGCAGCTATGAAGCTCTTTAAAGAAATGCAGCTTCAAGGGATGAGACCGGATATTGTGACGTTTAACTCGTTAATTAACGGGCTCTTTGGTGATGGGAAAGTTGATGAGGCTCTTGGTTTACGTGCAGAAATGATACGTTTGGGGTTGGAGCCTAATATTCGGACTTATAATGTAATGATAAATGGTTTTTCAAAAATGAAGATGTTTAGAGAGGCTAAAGAgttgtttgatgatgttatgAAGCAAGGGTTAGATCTAAACGTACTAACTTTCAACACAGTTATTGATGCTCATAGTAAGGCTGGAAAAATGGAAGAAGCAGTCGCTCTTCGTGACTTGATGTTGAGCAAACTGATTTGTCCTAGCATTTCAACGTATAATTGCTTATTAGGGGGTTATTATCGAGAGGGAAATGCTGGAGCAGCAAAAGAGCTATTGGAGGAAATGGAGAAGAAGAGTGTGAAGGCTGATTTAGTAACGTACAACATTCGAGTAGATGCAATGTGCAAAAGGGGAGAATCAAGAAAGGCAGTTAGACTTCTGGATGAGATGTCTGAGAAAAGGTTGGTCCCAAGTCACGTGACATACAACACTTTGATGGCTGGCTATTGCCAAGAAGGTAACCCCAAAGCAGCTGTTGCTATTAGGAAAAGAATGGAGAAGGAaggaatgcaaccaaatgttgtCACTTATAATGTGTTGATTAAAGGTTTCTGTCAGAAAGATAAACTGGAAGAAGCAAATGCTCTTTTGAACGAGATGTTGGAAAAAGGATTGGTACCCAATAGAGTTACCTATGACATTATCAGAGAAGAAATGATAGACAAGGGATTTGTCCCTGACATAGATGGACACCTCTACAAGGATATTGTCAATTGTTAATTATGGTGGAGAAGTTTGAGATTGGTCTAATCGACTCATTCTGTCATTGTTATTTCACGTATTCAGAGGGACAAAGATAAGGCTTTGCGGCTCATGATTGCATTGCAAGGCTGGTATGTGCTTTTTTCCTCCTATGTCTCTTTCTGTTTTGGTTTAGAGTAGTTAAGCATACGAGGTCTATGGAGGTTAATTACATTTTCATAATTATTTTTTGTGTTCAGCAAGGGTTGGTTAATTATATTAAAACCTGTACATGGGTGCAATTCAGTGGAGGACTTGTCTGCTTCGTCATGAAAGGCAATCTTTTGTGCTCAGACATAGTTGCATCTGAAACAGAAGGTTTGCATGATGTGTTCTTTAATtcttgttttttcatttttttattgcAAACCTCTATGTGATTATGCTGATATATATGTCATGATGGTGTTGATGGTTCAGCTTTTATTCCGAGCAGATCCTAAGCATGTATTTCTTTTAGGACCGAATAGGACCTCGTCCTAAATTTACTTGATAGTGGCTAGTCCTTGAAATTCTGAAACTGCTCGTGAAGGATCTGCCAGTGAGTGAAGTATGCCTGCAGCATTAGATTCTGCCATAAACTGCAGCTGTCCGATTAACTGGCCACTTGTGCAAGGGAGTTCTACTAGTGGCCAAAACCTCAAATCTGCTTAGCAATGAAAATAATAGAAACCTTAAAGGGGTTGGCTTATTTATAAAAAATCTAGTCCATAAATGTGTGTCTGTATGAATGCCAAGGGGGTGAACTAGTAGTTGAGACTTGGATTAACAACTTTGGAACCAAAATTTGGGATTCCAACAGAGGCGACACTAGATGGATTTTCTCATCTGTTTAAACCTTGGTGAGTAGAGGTACCCGATACCTGTAATGGTGGGAGATAGCGTAACAGATGGATTTTCTCATCTGTTTAAGCCTTGGTGAGTAGAGGTACCCGATACCTGTAGTTGTGGGAGATAGCGATACCCAGTTGATTAGTCGATGTGCACGCAAGCTAGCATGGACACCAAATGCAAGTCTTGTATGTCTtggtccttttctttttttttttttaaggaaaataatcAGGTAAGCTTCTTTATACAATCTGATGCATCTTACTAAGTGGAGATAAGATCAATGTCTGCAATTTTAACCGTGTGAATTTGCCTGTTTGAAAATAGAAGCCTTGCATGTTCAGTAATGACTGTTtaattctagtttcaaagtttaaTTCTAGTTTCAAAAAGCTCTTACTTATGGATGAAAAGAGTTAAAGAATGAAATGATACTAAATGATCTGTTATTTCTCTACTTAGCAGATGGATCAGATTCGACGGTGGACCTATTTTCTCTGCTAAAGAAATTAGTACTTTCATTTTCTAAAATGATTCCTTTCATACTTCCACAAAATGTACCGCTTCTACCCTTAAATTCCAGACTGTAACAAAAGTCTGCTTGTTGAGATGGACTCCTTACATAAATAAAGTACAATACTATATGTATAGAAACATCTACAGTAtcttcataaaataaatgtatacAAAAACAACACTGTGCCATTGGACAATTAAACCTTACATTTTACATGTGGATACAACGAATGACAGAATGTTGCAACTGCAATACTGCATATAAATGCAACAGAAGGGAATAATAACCTAAACATAACTCTATTGACCTAATAGGAGTGTGTTAATATCTTCATCTTGCTTAGAGGATTCCAGTTTGTAGATGATTTGATTTAGAAGAAACTGGTCTTCTCTTTACTGTGTTCTAGCTTGTCCATATGAAATCATAGACTGGTGCGGTTGCTTTGATGTTTACCTTTAAAGTATGCTTGGATAAATTCTCATCATGGTCTTATCTACGTGTATAAATAGTTTTCTTTATATCTTGGGTTTTATGCCTGAAAAGAAATTACATTTTTATGCTGACAGGTACATCATGAATTTGCATGGCTCTGGCTTTTCATGAAAGATGATTTCGTGGCCGTTGTTTGCAAAGTTCAAAGTTTGCTGGCGGGTCCTTGGCTTGTTGACCACCTGCCACAATGTGGTTTTAGGTGAGTGACATGGCAAGAGAACGCTTGTCTGACTGGAAGTTCTCGTGTTGAACCCCTTTAGCAATCTACTCTACAAAACCTGGTAAGACATTTTGATTTGATCGGGTTTTGGGGAGAAATACTAAGCACCAAGGTATTAATGAGAGAGATAGAAACTGTTCAGTGTAACATGGTATTTGTTTTGTGGAATCACCGGGAACAgaatccacaatttttttttgcctGGTAATCTTTTGACTGTAAAAATGTATTAGAATTTCAATTACTTTACGAAATAATACTATCCATCAAAGTTCTGGAATCCCCATTTGCTTGTACTCACTCTTTTagtttttctaaattttttttaGGCCTTTTTCTTTCAGATGATTCCATGTATTTCAGTCAAACATGAGAATGGAAAAACAATTTTCTGTGTGTATTAGAGATATGGTTTGAGTTATGGAATTTGGTTTGGATGACCTTGTTTTTTATTGTGTTATATACGTTATTCTCTGTAATCTGAAACAGTAATTAATAAACAAGTTTTTGTTTATTAATCAAGACCAGAAATAAAATAATCAAACAGAAATGTGAAAGATGTAGAAAAAATATTCCAAGCCCACAAGTTGCTGGTGTGTTCTTAAGGAATTATAACCCCCTCACGGTTGCCAAGGATCTGGGTtacttcctcccaggatagaacggaaAAACGTTTTTGTAATAGTGGCAATGCAAACTACAGAACTCTAGCGAATTCAAATAGCGAAGCAAATCACACCACACTTACAGTTTTTGTTTTTGAAAGCGATGCACTGAATATGAAGAGAAGAAGTTAAGAATTTTCGAGGTTCATATTTTTTTTCCGTTGTGTGTAAATATGAGCTGTGGAATTTATAGTCAGGATTTTTTAATGTAAATATCTGTTCCGAACAGGTATGGTGCCTGTTCGGAAAAAGACTTGCCTTTTCCAAAAAGGAAATGGCCGTTGGGAATATTCTGCtaattttaaattaatttttgcGTGAAAATACTATTATATAATATCAGAAATGGAAATTAAATTATGAAATTGAAAAAGTAAAATTGGTCcaaaaacatcatcatcaatcaaatcatttgactGAAACCGAACAGAACGACGACAATGGCGCGAGAGAGGCTTTCTCCTCAACTCTTTATGAGCTAAAGTATGTGCTTTCAAATATAAATACGCAGCTCTCCCTTTCTGCCATCAATGTGGTACAAAGTTCTCTTCCAAAAGAAACTTTgctcaaattttcaaattttcctTCCATTTCTCTTCCCTCTATTTCTCATTCATATCAACTTATCTTTAAAGCTTAAGGTTAAAATCTCAACATTATAAGCCAAAAGATATCGGTAAGGCTCTAATAACATTATATATGATGTAATTTGATTAAGAATTACAAAGAAATACTGATTAAACATCATCAGTTCAACTATACTAATATTCAATGACTGAAAAAAGGGGCAAAATTGGTCTAGAAACGTGGGAAACTAATGTTAAATGCGAAGAAAGAGCTGGGTGTTAAATCAGAATCTTGAAAATTAGAAATCAAAGCTGCCATCAATGACTGAGCTAGTTTCCAACATCTAGAATAAATCTAAATTCGGTTGCCTAAGAAAACTAGACATCTACTTTGGTTTTGTTTCTGAAACTCAAAAA
The sequence above is a segment of the Lycium barbarum isolate Lr01 chromosome 6, ASM1917538v2, whole genome shotgun sequence genome. Coding sequences within it:
- the LOC132598438 gene encoding pentatricopeptide repeat-containing protein At1g09820 encodes the protein MSTTYFRRCLHHRILLHTATSTPNLFSDPLFKSKVSQLISNQHWSKLKDLIKPINPTSFLEHLLDSGFDSSSILSFFRWSQNHQVYHHPLENLFKVLVLLVNDKRYPKVRSLLHDFVKNGKPHTVSSVFHTLLTCSDNVCANSIIIDMLVLAYVNNGRVDLALEAFNRAGDYGFKLSVFSCKPMLKGVVKEGKFEVGELVYKEMIRRRIEVDLYTFNIVINGLCKAGKLNKARDVMEDMKVRGIMPNVVTYNTLIDGYCKRGGDGKMYKADALLREMVEQGVRPNERTYNTLIDGFCKDDNVGAAMKLFKEMQLQGMRPDIVTFNSLINGLFGDGKVDEALGLRAEMIRLGLEPNIRTYNVMINGFSKMKMFREAKELFDDVMKQGLDLNVLTFNTVIDAHSKAGKMEEAVALRDLMLSKLICPSISTYNCLLGGYYREGNAGAAKELLEEMEKKSVKADLVTYNIRVDAMCKRGESRKAVRLLDEMSEKRLVPSHVTYNTLMAGYCQEGNPKAAVAIRKRMEKEGMQPNVVTYNVLIKGFCQKDKLEEANALLNEMLEKGLVPNRVTYDIIREEMIDKGFVPDIDGHLYKDIVNC